The stretch of DNA TTCCGAAAACCCCGCATTCTTCATGCAGCGTATCTCCGTCGAGCGGATCGTCGGTCGGGAAGGAATGGGACTGGTTCATTTCTGCGGGCCTCTGCTCTCACAAGAATGGATCGGCATTTCCAGAAATAGCTGAGCCCGGCGGAGCTGGAATGCTCGGCCGGACCCTCATTTCATGTCCCGCTCAAATGGCAATTGCCGGAAGGCGGGTCAAGCTCTTGAACACTGTGTCAATTCGCCGGCTGCTGCGCGCCGCCTGCAGGCGCGGTCGGTGCGTCTTCCGCCGGAGCCTGGTCGCCCGTCGGCGGAGTGGTACCTTCGGCGCCCTGTGCCGGCGGCTGCAGCTTATCACGGATGCTTTCCGGTATCATCTGGGCAAATTGCTCCGGCAGAACCGATTTCAGCTTCACGACCATCGAATCCAGGAAGGGCTTCGACTTCGCTTCGTTGACCCAAGCCGGACGGTGGTCGGCATCGACGAGCCAGTTCCAGAAGGCGACGGCGACGACCAGGAGCAGAACGCCGCGCGCTGCCCCGAACAGGAAGCCGAGCGTGCGGTCGAGCGCGCCGACACGGCTGTCGATGATGAAATCGGCGATCTTCATCGTGATGAAGGAGATGACGATGAGCGCGATCAGGAAGACGACCGCTGCCGAACCGACGATCGCGATACGGTCGTCATCGGTATATTTCTTCGCATAGGGCAGCAGGTACGGATAGAGATAATAGGCAGCGGCGGCCGAACCGCCCCAGCTCGCGATCGAGAGGATCTCGCGCGAAAAGCCGCGGACCATCGCCAGCACGGCGGAGAAGAGCACGACGCCGATGACAATACCGTCGAAAATCGTAATGGGCATGTAAATTCAACTCCAGGACTGCCGCTTGGCGGCCGTGTCGTGCCTTATCGTGTGCTCCTATATCATCACCACTCTTGGCAATGAAAGGATCAAACGTCGTCTTCCACACGCAGCGCTCCCTTCGATCCGGCGATGCGCGCGACCAGATCCGGCAGGCTTCCAACTTCGCTCCAGCGCCCGCCGGAGCCCTTCGGCAATTCGGCGGAGGCGGACGGAAGCAGCGCTGCGGAAAATCCCAGCTTCTCGGCTTCCTTGAGACGCTGGGCGGTGTGCGCAACCGGCCGGATGGCGCCCGACAGGCTGACTTCGCCGAAATAGACGCAATCGGCGGGAAGGGCAATACCGGCAAGCGAGGAAACGAGCGCCGAGGCGACGGCAAGATCGGCCGCCGGTTCGGAGATGCGGTAACCGCCGGCGACGTTAAGGTAGACGTCGTGCTGGCCGAGCCTGACGCCGCAATGGGCCTCAAGCACCGCAAGGATCATCGACAGCCGGGCCGAATCCCAGCCGACCACGGCGCGGCGCGGCGTGCCGAGCGAGGTCGGCGCCACCAGCGCCTGCACCTCGACGAGAATGGGGCGGGTGCCTTCCATGCCGGCAAAGACGGCAGCACCCGGCGATTTTTCGTTGCGCTCACCAAGGAAGAGCTCGGAAGGATTGGCGACTTCGCGCAAGCCTTTGTCGGACATTTCGAAGACGCCGATCTCGTCGGTCGGGCCGAAGCGGTTCTTGACTGTGCGCAGGATGCGGTAGTGATGGCCGCGATCGCCTTCGAAATAGAGCACGGCGTCGACCATGTGCTCGACGACGCGCGGCCCGGCAATCTGCCCGTCCTTGGTTACGTGGCCGACGAGCACCATGGCGGCCCCCGTCTGCTTGGCGAAACGGATCATTGCTTGGACGCCGGTGCGCACCTGCGTCACCGTTCCCGGCGCCGATTCGGCAAGCTCGCTCCACAGCGTCTGGATGGAATCGATGATGACGAGGTCCGGCCGCTTGCCCTCGGCGAGCGTCGCCAGAATATCCTCGACATTGGTTTCGGCCGCCAGCATCACGTCGGTATCGGCCGCCGCAAGGCGTTGTGCCCGCAGCCGCACCTGCGCCACGGCTTCTTCGCCGGAGACGTAGAT from Rhizobium leguminosarum bv. trifolii WSM1325 encodes:
- a CDS encoding DNA repair protein RadA (TIGRFAM: DNA repair protein RadA~SMART: AAA ATPase~KEGG: ret:RHE_CH01430 DNA repair protein RadA): MAKARTQFICQSCGTVHNRWAGKCENCGEWNTIVEEDPMGGIGSGPGKTPKKGRPVALTALSGEIEEAPRIHTAMSELDRALGGGFVRGSAVLIGGDPGIGKSTLLMQAAAALARRGHKIIYVSGEEAVAQVRLRAQRLAAADTDVMLAAETNVEDILATLAEGKRPDLVIIDSIQTLWSELAESAPGTVTQVRTGVQAMIRFAKQTGAAMVLVGHVTKDGQIAGPRVVEHMVDAVLYFEGDRGHHYRILRTVKNRFGPTDEIGVFEMSDKGLREVANPSELFLGERNEKSPGAAVFAGMEGTRPILVEVQALVAPTSLGTPRRAVVGWDSARLSMILAVLEAHCGVRLGQHDVYLNVAGGYRISEPAADLAVASALVSSLAGIALPADCVYFGEVSLSGAIRPVAHTAQRLKEAEKLGFSAALLPSASAELPKGSGGRWSEVGSLPDLVARIAGSKGALRVEDDV
- a CDS encoding Colicin V production protein (PFAM: Colicin V production protein~KEGG: ret:RHE_CH01429 colicin V production protein), coding for MPITIFDGIVIGVVLFSAVLAMVRGFSREILSIASWGGSAAAAYYLYPYLLPYAKKYTDDDRIAIVGSAAVVFLIALIVISFITMKIADFIIDSRVGALDRTLGFLFGAARGVLLLVVAVAFWNWLVDADHRPAWVNEAKSKPFLDSMVVKLKSVLPEQFAQMIPESIRDKLQPPAQGAEGTTPPTGDQAPAEDAPTAPAGGAQQPAN